A single Arcanobacterium canis DNA region contains:
- a CDS encoding GTPase has translation MNAVSNSDLVALVERTVEALNGVSLPLDMPGTRELNTTRRQLLAQLESRILPHMRHSQAPTIVVVGGSSGAGKSTLFNSVLGEELSEAGVLRPTTRTPVIAVHPSDLATMTRHGIGNYGKFVRADGGIPGIAFIDAPDLDSVDESNRELSARLMDSADLWVFVTTASRYGDSVAWSALEAARQRGITVAVVLDRVPERALVAVRADLSQRMAKMHLEDSPLFVIPDQGPHEGLLPRGVVAEFRGWLETIAHRRMGQTLVDRTTAATLPQLRSDLNTLAEAVEMQSNAIVDLKDKAREATAAPLEKLATNIEHGRFGRGAPTTSWLSLASTGGPLASLVAHRTPGLFARRKRTDRDNAMSAIFDAVLSSARVALLQGILAARANAQVAWQEDIANLEERARSASASVDPEAIADRTLSAWVRDVRQSVTGNNSWLSEIGNAALVGVAAGGVTGAQKAAEELGLSEEVNNARTSLAVHVREAIVDVGQIFAQALDEISVGDARSLRLRASELLDVEHMVERA, from the coding sequence GTGAATGCTGTATCAAATTCGGATCTTGTTGCTCTGGTTGAGCGCACTGTGGAAGCGCTAAATGGGGTTTCCTTACCTTTGGACATGCCTGGTACTCGAGAGTTGAACACCACGCGTCGTCAACTACTTGCGCAACTTGAATCCCGAATTTTGCCGCATATGCGTCACTCGCAAGCTCCGACCATCGTCGTCGTTGGCGGATCATCTGGAGCGGGGAAGTCCACGCTTTTCAATTCCGTTCTCGGTGAGGAACTGAGTGAGGCGGGTGTTCTGCGTCCGACGACACGCACACCGGTGATTGCGGTTCACCCGAGTGATCTTGCGACGATGACGCGTCACGGTATCGGTAATTACGGTAAGTTTGTGCGCGCAGACGGTGGTATCCCAGGTATTGCGTTCATTGATGCCCCTGACCTGGACTCTGTTGACGAATCTAACCGAGAACTTTCAGCGCGTTTGATGGACTCCGCAGACCTGTGGGTTTTTGTGACGACTGCTTCTCGATACGGGGATTCTGTGGCATGGTCAGCGCTCGAAGCTGCACGTCAACGAGGAATTACGGTCGCCGTTGTTCTTGATCGCGTTCCTGAACGCGCACTCGTTGCCGTTCGTGCTGATCTCTCCCAACGCATGGCGAAGATGCATCTCGAAGATTCACCTCTGTTTGTTATCCCTGACCAAGGCCCGCACGAGGGTTTGTTACCCCGTGGCGTTGTGGCGGAGTTCCGCGGATGGCTCGAAACAATTGCGCACCGTCGCATGGGGCAAACGCTGGTCGATCGCACCACGGCCGCGACTCTTCCGCAGCTGCGGTCTGACCTCAACACATTGGCTGAAGCTGTTGAGATGCAGTCGAATGCGATCGTTGATTTGAAAGATAAGGCGAGGGAAGCAACCGCTGCTCCTCTCGAAAAATTGGCAACGAATATCGAACATGGCCGTTTTGGACGTGGAGCTCCGACGACGTCGTGGCTCTCACTTGCCTCAACCGGAGGCCCGTTGGCATCGCTTGTTGCGCATCGTACACCGGGGCTTTTTGCACGTCGCAAGCGCACAGACCGCGATAATGCTATGTCAGCAATTTTTGATGCGGTTCTGTCGTCGGCTCGCGTGGCGCTTTTACAAGGTATTCTCGCGGCGCGTGCGAATGCACAGGTTGCATGGCAAGAAGACATAGCGAATCTTGAAGAACGTGCGCGATCAGCGTCGGCAAGTGTGGATCCTGAGGCAATCGCTGACCGGACGCTGTCAGCGTGGGTACGTGACGTGCGCCAGTCGGTGACGGGGAATAACTCTTGGCTGTCCGAGATTGGCAATGCGGCGCTTGTTGGCGTCGCCGCAGGCGGAGTGACCGGCGCGCAAAAGGCTGCCGAGGAACTTGGGCTCTCGGAGGAAGTCAACAATGCTCGCACGTCGTTGGCTGTCCATGTGCGTGAGGCCATTGTCGATGTTGGACAGATCTTCGCCCAAGCATTGGATGAAATTTCGGTGGGCGATGCGCGATCGCTCCGGTTGAGGGCCAGTGAATTATTGGACGTTGAACACATGGTTGAGAGGGCATGA
- a CDS encoding ATP-grasp domain-containing protein, with translation MARPIVTLATAEEFPNLDSDDQNLPDALRERGFEPRIAVWNDPSVNWAEAGTVVVRSTRDYARDPKGFIGWAKSLPRVFNSPWAMEWNLDKHYLKGLHEAGLPTIPTVWLEPQQKLSKQQIHSRFPAWGDFVVKPAVSSGGRGTGRYTATDAKSRAEAILHAQYELERGRTVMVQRYLSEIDSSGESSLIYFNGLASHQVEKAAMLHPRYRAAMDSSIADEVVRAAKPTEKYWHWGERIRQALHSELRKFAGHDEILLFNRVDLVEGGPESSEEFYVMEISLIDGSLYLGSNDEHLNRFADAIEVRAFDR, from the coding sequence GTGGCAAGACCGATCGTCACACTGGCAACTGCGGAGGAATTTCCAAACCTTGATTCGGATGATCAAAATTTGCCAGACGCTCTCCGGGAGCGCGGGTTCGAGCCTCGTATTGCGGTGTGGAACGATCCTTCGGTGAATTGGGCGGAAGCTGGAACCGTTGTTGTTCGTTCGACTCGTGACTATGCGCGTGACCCGAAAGGTTTTATTGGGTGGGCAAAATCCTTGCCGCGTGTGTTCAACTCCCCGTGGGCAATGGAATGGAATCTGGATAAGCATTACCTCAAGGGGCTACATGAGGCGGGTCTGCCAACGATCCCTACCGTGTGGCTTGAGCCTCAGCAGAAGCTCTCGAAGCAGCAAATCCACTCGCGTTTCCCTGCCTGGGGTGATTTCGTGGTGAAGCCAGCAGTTTCTTCCGGTGGTCGTGGAACTGGTCGTTATACGGCGACGGATGCGAAATCGCGCGCGGAGGCGATTCTTCATGCGCAATATGAGCTTGAACGTGGTCGCACTGTGATGGTGCAACGCTACTTGTCGGAGATTGATAGCTCTGGCGAGTCCTCGCTCATCTACTTCAACGGTTTGGCCTCGCATCAGGTGGAGAAAGCGGCAATGCTGCACCCGCGTTACCGCGCAGCAATGGATTCCTCAATCGCTGACGAAGTTGTGAGGGCTGCAAAGCCAACGGAAAAGTACTGGCATTGGGGTGAGCGGATCCGTCAGGCTCTCCATTCAGAGTTGCGCAAGTTCGCTGGTCACGATGAGATCTTGTTGTTCAACCGTGTTGATCTTGTTGAGGGGGGTCCAGAGTCTTCTGAGGAGTTCTACGTGATGGAGATCTCGCTCATTGATGGCTCGCTTTACTTGGGGTCAAATGATGAACACCTGAATCGCTTTGCTGATGCGATTGAGGTTCGTGCATTTGACCGCTGA
- the orn gene encoding oligoribonuclease codes for MGAPTAGKIGGVSNFPAQNTPIVWIDCEMTGLDLEKDALVEIAVVVTDSALNPLDKGLDLVMKPTPGSVENMNDFVRNMHTVTGLINKWDDGLEMADAEAQVIEYISRFVEKGKAPLGGNSVGTDRMFLYRDMPTLVDYLHYRIIDVSSIKELAKRWFPRAYFAAPEKSGNHQALGDIYDSIDELRYYRAVLMPRSEGPTSDEARDEATKVLADLTRTRAEQAHRRR; via the coding sequence ATGGGGGCACCAACGGCTGGTAAAATAGGCGGCGTGAGTAATTTTCCTGCACAAAATACACCTATTGTTTGGATCGATTGCGAAATGACAGGGCTTGATCTTGAAAAAGATGCTCTGGTAGAAATCGCTGTCGTCGTCACAGATTCCGCACTCAACCCGCTCGACAAAGGCTTGGACCTCGTTATGAAACCAACTCCTGGCTCCGTCGAGAACATGAACGATTTCGTGCGCAACATGCACACAGTCACTGGACTCATCAACAAGTGGGATGACGGTCTCGAGATGGCAGACGCCGAGGCCCAAGTGATTGAGTACATCTCTCGCTTCGTTGAAAAAGGCAAGGCACCGCTGGGTGGCAACTCGGTCGGCACTGATCGCATGTTCCTATACCGAGACATGCCCACCTTGGTTGACTACCTGCACTATCGCATTATCGATGTCTCATCAATCAAAGAACTCGCCAAGCGCTGGTTCCCGCGTGCATATTTTGCTGCTCCTGAAAAGTCTGGAAACCACCAGGCTCTTGGCGACATCTACGACTCGATCGACGAACTTCGCTACTACCGTGCAGTTTTGATGCCACGCAGTGAAGGTCCAACATCTGACGAGGCACGCGACGAAGCAACGAAGGTCCTTGCAGATTTGACACGTACACGAGCTGAACAGGCTCACAGACGCCGCTAA
- a CDS encoding SGNH/GDSL hydrolase family protein, with protein sequence MKKIVATISIFLLVIALVSAGWWLVSSRGIDHEPTSQTHQTRVPLNIVLLGDSYASGNGAGDYSDENCWRSPHNYGTLVVHALNAKFTDASCSSAKMANLTSQEQKFRNFSHATATYRISEAKDQWAQWLKIAKSHGICASEQANITVDITLSAQSQKDDKYTATAWCSGTNQPQLNAITDRTDVVLVSIGGNDAGFAQIAGACLTARSARLCDAALTRAQDYVSNSMHEALTKTLASISDRTSGKANIFIVGYPTLLADTHYTIGGKFSQRVNVGQRLTHLQDSADEAAKRAASEAGANVHFVSTRHALGEHSFDPESSENSWIIAPFDTWNIREYFHPNRAGWKAIADVVEDAVRSKLSSRERDAA encoded by the coding sequence ATGAAGAAGATCGTTGCAACCATCAGCATTTTCCTCCTCGTCATCGCCCTCGTCTCCGCCGGCTGGTGGCTCGTGTCGAGTCGAGGAATCGACCACGAACCAACCTCCCAAACTCACCAAACTCGCGTTCCTCTCAACATCGTTCTCCTGGGAGATTCCTACGCCTCAGGAAATGGGGCAGGTGACTACTCAGATGAGAACTGCTGGCGTTCACCCCACAACTACGGAACGCTGGTTGTACATGCGCTCAACGCGAAGTTCACTGATGCCTCATGCTCCTCAGCCAAAATGGCCAATCTGACGTCTCAAGAACAAAAATTCCGCAATTTTTCTCATGCCACGGCCACCTACCGTATTTCCGAGGCGAAGGATCAGTGGGCACAATGGCTTAAAATCGCCAAATCTCATGGTATCTGTGCCAGCGAACAGGCTAATATCACCGTCGATATCACACTGAGCGCGCAGTCACAAAAAGACGATAAGTACACCGCGACAGCTTGGTGCTCGGGAACCAATCAGCCGCAGCTCAATGCGATTACCGATCGCACCGACGTCGTTCTCGTCTCTATCGGCGGCAATGACGCCGGATTTGCACAAATCGCTGGAGCGTGCCTCACAGCTCGTTCAGCTCGTCTCTGCGACGCTGCTCTGACCCGCGCACAAGACTACGTTTCGAATTCAATGCACGAAGCTCTGACAAAAACTCTCGCATCTATTTCAGACAGAACCTCCGGCAAAGCCAATATCTTCATCGTCGGCTACCCAACACTGTTAGCAGACACGCACTACACAATCGGCGGGAAGTTCTCGCAACGAGTCAACGTCGGCCAGCGACTGACACATCTCCAAGACTCCGCAGACGAAGCCGCGAAACGAGCAGCTTCCGAGGCAGGAGCGAACGTCCATTTTGTTTCCACCCGTCATGCCCTCGGTGAGCACTCCTTCGATCCGGAATCCTCAGAAAATTCCTGGATCATCGCCCCATTTGATACGTGGAACATACGCGAGTATTTCCACCCGAATCGCGCAGGCTGGAAAGCAATCGCCGACGTCGTTGAAGACGCGGTGCGCTCAAAGCTCAGCTCCCGCGAGCGCGACGCCGCGTAA
- a CDS encoding DEAD/DEAH box helicase, with amino-acid sequence MNDSLNHALDVLEDAHGLTPPPEAIAQAFEEWVASTGKEMYPHQAEALLDIVSGDHVIVATPTGSGKSMIAMQALFTALATGRTAYYTAPLKALVSEKFFELIASFGAHNVGMVTGDSSINAGAPIVCATAEILANIALRDGDSADADVVVMDEFHFYGDPQRGWAWQVPLLEIHHAQYVLLSATLGDTRSLETDLERRSGRPVSVVAGAQRPVPLHYTWSTEPISEVIKELVDTHMAPVYVVHFSQREAVEQAMALQSVSVISKDAKGKIASALGTYKFSPGFGKTLSKLLRAGIGIHHAGLLPRYRRLVERLAQAGLLSVICGTDTLGVGINVPIRTVLITSLVKFDGSQMRHLQAREFHQIAGRAGRAGFDTMGFVVVQAPEHEIENARRLRKAGDDPIKIKRVQKVKAPEGLSWSQKTFERIIEAEPEKLSSQMRVNHAMILNLLQRPHPVEAIWALLTDNHQLPTARNLLLRQALSILASLEQAGVIRHSDRDWRRAHPDLNPLRFTRDVPDDFALNSPLAPFALAALDLLDKNSETYALDVVSVVESVQEDPRPLLYAQQKVAKGELIGKLKAEGLDYNERMALADEVTWPKPLASLLTPALETYAQTNPWVLGHDLSPKSVVRAMVEEAMTFSELVSRYDLARSEGVLLRYLTDTYRAMRQTLPNEARTDEVDEIVNWLGRLVRSIDSSLLDEWEALADGTVTPGELTLLSDDNATDGEEAAFGADADGNVALSRNRFALRKAVRKAMFSRVEAIDREDWNELGRLDGQHGWNADRWADSFDPYWDDYEYVGTDTSARSDAFFSVLEDPSYADLLTAGMDEGDTSDLLETHAPGRLWLVTQTIDDGEGDGDWALWAYVDLDECDDTGTLVLHMIKVGIR; translated from the coding sequence ATGAACGATTCGCTCAACCATGCCCTCGACGTACTCGAAGATGCTCACGGCCTCACTCCCCCGCCCGAGGCTATTGCGCAGGCCTTTGAAGAGTGGGTCGCCTCAACTGGCAAGGAGATGTACCCCCACCAAGCTGAAGCTTTACTCGATATCGTTTCAGGTGATCATGTAATCGTGGCGACGCCCACTGGTTCGGGTAAATCGATGATCGCAATGCAAGCGTTGTTTACTGCACTCGCCACCGGCCGCACTGCCTACTACACTGCTCCTTTGAAGGCTCTTGTTTCTGAGAAATTTTTCGAGTTAATCGCTTCCTTTGGTGCTCACAATGTCGGGATGGTCACTGGCGATTCTTCGATTAACGCCGGAGCGCCGATTGTCTGTGCGACGGCGGAGATTCTCGCCAATATTGCATTGCGTGACGGCGATAGCGCTGATGCCGACGTCGTCGTGATGGATGAATTCCACTTCTACGGCGATCCTCAACGCGGGTGGGCTTGGCAAGTGCCATTACTCGAAATCCACCATGCGCAATACGTTCTTCTCTCCGCAACCCTCGGGGATACACGCTCGCTCGAAACGGATCTTGAGCGCCGTTCGGGCCGTCCCGTCTCCGTCGTCGCCGGTGCTCAGCGCCCAGTTCCGCTTCACTACACTTGGTCCACTGAGCCCATCAGCGAGGTCATCAAAGAACTCGTCGATACGCATATGGCGCCGGTGTACGTGGTTCATTTCTCGCAACGAGAGGCTGTTGAGCAGGCGATGGCGTTGCAGTCCGTTTCGGTGATTTCCAAAGATGCCAAGGGGAAGATTGCGTCAGCGCTGGGGACATACAAATTCAGTCCCGGATTCGGTAAGACACTGTCAAAGCTCTTGCGCGCCGGCATCGGAATTCATCACGCTGGCCTGCTCCCACGTTATCGCCGTCTCGTCGAACGTCTTGCTCAAGCTGGCCTGCTGTCCGTGATTTGCGGAACTGACACCCTCGGCGTCGGAATCAACGTTCCGATTCGCACCGTTCTGATCACCTCGTTGGTAAAATTCGACGGTTCACAAATGCGCCACCTTCAAGCCCGTGAATTCCACCAGATTGCGGGACGAGCAGGACGCGCTGGTTTCGATACGATGGGCTTCGTCGTCGTGCAAGCTCCAGAGCACGAAATCGAGAACGCCCGCCGTCTACGTAAAGCCGGCGATGACCCAATCAAAATCAAGCGTGTCCAGAAAGTCAAAGCTCCTGAGGGGCTATCGTGGTCGCAGAAAACGTTCGAGCGCATCATCGAAGCTGAGCCAGAAAAGCTCTCGTCGCAGATGCGTGTCAATCACGCGATGATCCTCAACCTTCTCCAGCGCCCCCACCCTGTGGAAGCGATTTGGGCTCTACTCACCGACAATCATCAACTGCCGACTGCACGTAATCTCCTGTTGCGTCAGGCGCTATCGATTCTTGCGTCCCTTGAGCAGGCAGGAGTTATTCGCCATAGTGATCGGGACTGGCGCCGGGCACACCCTGATCTCAACCCCTTACGTTTTACCCGCGATGTTCCCGATGACTTCGCGTTAAACTCTCCCCTCGCTCCGTTCGCCCTTGCTGCCCTCGATTTACTCGATAAAAATAGCGAAACGTACGCGCTCGACGTCGTTTCCGTCGTCGAGTCTGTCCAAGAGGATCCTCGCCCGTTGTTGTATGCACAGCAGAAGGTGGCGAAGGGCGAACTCATTGGCAAACTTAAAGCGGAGGGACTCGATTACAACGAACGAATGGCACTGGCAGACGAGGTCACCTGGCCGAAGCCACTGGCATCGTTACTCACTCCTGCGCTAGAAACCTATGCGCAAACGAATCCTTGGGTACTCGGGCACGACCTCAGCCCGAAGTCGGTAGTCAGAGCAATGGTTGAGGAAGCGATGACTTTCTCTGAACTTGTGTCGAGGTACGATTTGGCACGCTCTGAAGGCGTGCTTCTGCGCTATCTCACCGACACGTATCGGGCGATGCGACAGACGTTACCCAATGAGGCACGCACTGACGAAGTCGACGAAATTGTCAATTGGCTGGGACGGCTGGTTCGCTCCATCGATTCCTCGCTTTTGGACGAGTGGGAAGCCCTTGCAGACGGGACAGTCACACCAGGCGAACTGACGCTTCTTTCTGACGACAATGCAACTGACGGTGAGGAAGCTGCCTTCGGTGCGGACGCTGATGGTAATGTTGCATTGAGCAGGAATCGGTTTGCTTTACGTAAGGCCGTCCGCAAGGCAATGTTTTCTCGAGTCGAGGCAATCGACCGCGAGGATTGGAATGAACTAGGTAGACTGGATGGTCAACACGGCTGGAATGCAGACCGCTGGGCCGATTCTTTCGATCCATACTGGGACGACTACGAATACGTCGGAACCGATACTTCAGCCCGTAGTGATGCCTTTTTCTCGGTTCTCGAAGACCCATCATATGCTGACCTTCTCACTGCTGGCATGGATGAGGGTGACACATCAGATCTTTTGGAGACACATGCGCCAGGACGACTGTGGTTGGTGACTCAGACGATCGACGACGGTGAAGGCGACGGTGACTGGGCGCTGTGGGCATACGTTGATCTCGATGAATGTGACGACACTGGCACACTCGTGCTCCATATGATCAAAGTAGGTATACGATGA
- a CDS encoding ATP-binding cassette domain-containing protein produces MMSKVIVAELSDRLRRLQVAVNSGGEFFDPFVSARAQDDLRRAEERMELGAGLTVAALVGGTGSGKSTMFNAITGLEFADAGELRPTTERAAACTWNADSHVLLDYLEVSEDRRIDHGSILTAGTDRLDGLVLLDLPDHDSVEIGHSVLVERLVPMVDLLIWVLDPQKYADEVLHRGYLSALTARADSMIVVLNQIDTVPESGKAALIADVKALLERDGLPNVPVLTASGLHGQGVDEIRQRLEATVAADSVSARTASAELDAIASRLRSNLGESEPSLEMDAIESISDRIVRASGVGAVVESIRDAKGLTDSALVVPEQPSNTMVAAIRDTWLAHVREGLPTAWQEAVSAQVASPERLRRAIGGALRSVPLPSISRVPSLVLIVLGMLCAIAGITVSALGIPFDDAVSRVATALVGLVVFTVCWWGAKRRLAHHARVAAEHYEDEVRQAIVDVTRDNLVNGADTLIQRHRDTREALSFSSRG; encoded by the coding sequence ATGATGAGTAAGGTAATCGTTGCAGAACTCAGTGATCGCCTCAGGCGATTGCAGGTGGCGGTGAACTCTGGTGGAGAATTCTTCGATCCATTTGTTTCAGCTCGCGCACAAGACGACCTTCGCCGCGCCGAGGAGAGGATGGAACTTGGTGCGGGACTGACGGTTGCTGCGCTCGTCGGAGGAACCGGCTCGGGCAAGTCAACGATGTTCAACGCAATCACTGGCCTGGAATTTGCCGACGCTGGCGAACTCCGGCCGACGACGGAGCGTGCGGCTGCGTGTACATGGAACGCAGACTCGCACGTGCTTCTCGATTACCTTGAAGTGAGCGAGGATCGCCGCATTGATCATGGTTCCATCCTCACTGCCGGCACGGATCGACTTGATGGACTGGTGCTTCTTGATCTTCCAGATCATGATTCGGTTGAGATCGGCCATTCCGTGCTCGTTGAGCGACTTGTCCCTATGGTTGATCTGTTGATTTGGGTTCTGGACCCGCAGAAATACGCTGACGAAGTGCTCCATCGCGGGTATCTGTCCGCGCTGACGGCGCGTGCTGACTCAATGATCGTCGTACTGAACCAGATCGATACCGTTCCGGAGTCGGGCAAAGCCGCGCTCATTGCCGATGTGAAGGCATTACTTGAACGTGATGGTCTTCCGAACGTTCCCGTACTGACGGCATCTGGTCTGCACGGGCAGGGTGTTGATGAAATTCGACAGCGATTGGAAGCGACTGTTGCAGCAGATTCAGTTTCTGCGAGAACGGCGTCGGCAGAACTCGATGCGATTGCTTCGCGCCTTCGTTCGAATTTGGGCGAATCAGAACCGAGTCTGGAAATGGACGCCATCGAATCGATCTCGGACCGGATCGTTCGTGCGTCAGGTGTGGGTGCCGTTGTTGAATCTATCCGTGATGCCAAGGGGCTGACCGATTCTGCGTTGGTTGTTCCAGAACAGCCGTCGAACACCATGGTGGCTGCGATTCGTGATACTTGGTTGGCGCACGTTCGTGAGGGGCTCCCGACGGCATGGCAAGAAGCTGTGAGCGCCCAAGTAGCGAGTCCCGAGCGGCTGCGTCGTGCAATCGGCGGGGCATTGCGTTCAGTGCCGTTACCGTCAATCAGTCGGGTTCCCTCGCTCGTCCTCATTGTGCTCGGTATGCTATGTGCTATTGCGGGAATAACGGTGTCGGCTCTCGGTATCCCTTTCGACGACGCTGTTTCCCGAGTTGCGACGGCGTTGGTGGGCCTCGTCGTTTTTACGGTTTGTTGGTGGGGTGCGAAGCGACGTTTGGCACACCATGCTCGTGTGGCTGCAGAGCATTACGAGGATGAGGTGCGTCAGGCAATCGTTGATGTCACTCGCGATAATCTCGTCAATGGTGCAGATACCCTCATTCAACGTCATCGAGATACGCGCGAAGCTCTGAGTTTTTCCTCGCGAGGATAA